Within Anopheles ziemanni chromosome 2, idAnoZiCoDA_A2_x.2, whole genome shotgun sequence, the genomic segment GCGCACGCTGAACGCGGAACGGTTCGTTCAAAGGCGGGAGCAGTGTGCAAGGATTTTAGGGCGGCATCCTTCGCaagaggacgaggaggacgatgcAGATGAGTCCGGTGTGCGAAAGTACCGTCGCAATAGGTGCAAAGATGGATTTAAATCGACGGTTTCGGTGTCGTTTGTAAATGTACTCAACTCGTCGAAATTTGTCGACGGTAAACCCGTCGGGAAGGCTGTCGCGGATGAATACTGTGACATTGCACCCGCGTTGGGCTGTGGAGCTCATGAGTGTGGCGCCTTAGGTCCCGAACGGCGTCTCAGCTTGCGGTGGAACAGTGGAGAGGATGGATGCCCGTCTCGAGGCGGCAAGCCCGTGAACTCACAATCACGTACGGTGACATCGAAGTGGGATTCGGAACATGACTATCGCGGCCCCAAGCTGCTTGCCAAGCAAAATCTACGCCGTCAGTGTGAACTTCTCCGCTTGGCGGAAACCGATGGAGCTAATGTGTACTATTCGGAACCGGTGCCGAGTAAAAATCAATCAGCCGAGTTCTACACAGCGATAATGGGATTATCCTGCTCACAGAATAAATCACTCACCTTTCTCAGCATGGACAGCAATTTGTACCACGCGTTTGGCGAACGGTTGGGCGTAAATGTACTGAACGAACCAAACCGTACCGTGGCCTTCATCATCGACCATCAGGATGAGTCAACCTACGTGCTGCGGGACAGGATCAATTTGAATACACTCGCAAAGTTCGTACACGACTACCACAACCGCACGCTGGTGCGATTCCAACGCTCCGGAAACATCCACTACCAGCACACGCATCCTTTCGATGGCGCGAATGCGAAGAAACAGTCCAAACAAAACCTCGAAAAACACTACGAACAGCTCGAACGGGTTGCCAAAAGTAAGGCGCGATCGAAACCATCCAAGAAAGCTGAACAACAAGCAAACAGTTCTCCTCTACCACCGTCAGAAACTAACGAGCAGCTGCAGGCCAACTTGGATGCGATGGGAAAAACATCATCGACAATACCTACCCACAACAGAGAGCACCATTCGGTGAGGGAGATTTACTCGAGCAACTTCCGTCGCGTCGTGCTCGACTCGAACCGCACGGTAGTGGTTAGCTTCTACTCGACCCAGTGTGCCTTCTGTAACATCCTGTCACACCACTTGCTCACCGTGTCGCGCCTGCTACGTCAGCAGCCGGCGCTAGAGTTCGTGCGCATCGATGGTGACCGGAACGAGCTCGGTTGGGAGTATACGATGGATGTGTTTCCTTCGTTGATCATCTTTCCCAACGGGAGGTAGGGGAGgcgaaacgtttttcgatctttAAATTGGCAAACGATCTAATACATTTGTTCTTAAATGGCACAGGAAATCGGAGAGCCGTATCTTCCCCCACACGCTGAAGGTCAATGTTCCGAATGTGGTTGGATTTGTTCTATCAAACTTAACACCCTCCGAACGATTGCATGCCAACTTTTTGCTCTGTGGCGCCGTGGTAAGTTCAACTGTAgtgttggtttaaaaaaaaccttgctgTTATAATGTGCCCTACTGTAGCCTCTTTTATCGACATCTTATCTTTTTTAACATAAAATCTATCGCAATCCTTTTGCATAAATACGCATCCCCaaaattttcctattttctccATTTCAGAATAAAGCGTCCCGTACCGATTGCCTACAGATGCTGAAGCGTGAGCTCACCGAAAGCATCCGGTTAAGCTTGCGCGAATGGCGCCACCGAGCGTCGAGCGCGTGCGAGCGCGATCGCATCGTGCGCCGTTTGCAGCTCCTAAAGCAATCCTATCTGGGCACGTTGCGCTGCCTTAGTCATTCCTGTGATCTTTCTCAGCTAGTGGTGAACGAGCGGAAACTTATCCAGCAACTGTGGACGGGATCTTCGTCGTGTGTGGCCGCGTGAACATCGTCGATATCGTCGAGGAAATTGCTTGCTTGCTGGAGGAAAGTTATAGATAGCGAGACGTAAGTCTGAAAGTGAAATTTCCTGTTCCgtttttaaaatggttttatGGTCAAAACGTCATCGATACAGCGTTTCAAACAACTGAATTCAAACAATTCCACTCTCAATACGATTACTCAACAGTTCGACGGGATATAATCGATCGCATTGCGCTCAGCTATTTATTAAAGAAAGATCTTATTTTTGTATCATAACCTGAGTACCTTACTTCTAGTAGTGAAAACACAAGTACCAAGAAGCTTTTAGCATCCCTTCCACTTAAAACAGGCGTTGATGGAATAGTCAATCGTGCATATTGAGGAACGCAAGGATATTGAGCCTTTTGTTCTCTTCTCACCTGCTTAATCCTGTTTCGAAGTATTCGGTTTTGCTTTCCACACATCCCAGTTATTTCgttaacgtttttttattttgtatcgtgATTTTATGGAGACTTCTCTCATTTAATATGATATTACAGGGGGAGtagtaaaaaaagggaagaaagtaGAAGAACAAATTAAAGGTAAACCTGTACATAACGCTAAACGAATGCGGGCGGgaagaagagaaggaaaaacttgTTGAGATAAACTAAAATGAAAGCGCTGGTACCGTGTCGGGTGGTCAAACTGTATGCAATATCTACGGAAGCGAGGTACGTGGTACCACCACAAtcgataaattaaataaagaaTTATCAGCTCTTAAGAAGGACTATTAACTACATTTAAAACGTATCAATCATTTCATGGTCCTTTTTTCGTGTGATTTACCATTAACGAATGAATGGCTCGTTGTGAAATAGAATTCGTACCGCAAGAGTGACTTTGAATAATTGATGGTTGGCATGAATGAATCAACTCGTAACCCGTTCGTCGTAACCTAACCGTCGTAACCTTACGGTGGGTTTGGTTAGTTTCGATGAGTTAAGAAATTCAGTCGCAAAATGTTGAGCGTGACCTTTAACACTAGATTCCAAATTGCGGTTATTTTGAACGCTTCCCAATTTTCGTTTTGAGTATCTCGAAGACAGCTGAAACTGGTGTAGGTGAAAAAAACgtggattttttaatttatcatagTTTGTTTCCATTCTATGCTTtgcttaattattttattactatGGAAATTGacgtttatttcaatttatagCGTCCTGTTTCATTGTTATAatatgaaactatttttttaaatatatggttttctttccaaaaatcttcaaaaataactAAGTTATAGTATTTGTAAAAGAGCGGTCAAAAAGACCGCCAGAAAACATTCGGGACAGAATCCAAAGTAATGTACTCCAGTGTTAAGGACACAGCGCAAACACAATATAATTCAATGGCCAACAAAACGATTTATCGTAGAAACATCGAGTCGCGACGGTgagaagaaagtaaaaaatgtTAGCGCGAGTAACAAACCTCAAAGACAGCGCTTTCAACAGCCTGTTATCGACATGTGTGAATGGTCAAAAATTTCCctttcacacacatacactgcgCGAGTCGGTTCGTGTTCACCCGTTCGTTAACGAAGCGCCAAAATTAATCATCCTGGCACCTGTACTACCGTCGGAGAGGATATAAAAAAACCCTTTCATTGTGCCGTTGCCGCGATGTCATGTCAGGATAACGTTATTGTTAATACATCGATTGTGTCGTTGCGATGACCCGTGGCAGATAACGCTGTCGCTCGTGCTCGTGACTAACGGACTGGATCGTGCGATGACGTTCGAAGGGCGCGAAAAGTGAGCAAGGTTAAGCAAACGCCGCACTGACTCGCTCAGTTGTGACCCGTTAGCGAAGCGGATCACCACGGGGTCGCCGATGGTCCTACTCCGAGCGTACAGTCATCGGTGGCGGCCCGGCAGTACCACGGCTTTGCGCGTAGTAATGATCACCGCCATGGGATGCTCATCGTCCGTCGTGCTGGAGGAGGAGATACCACACACTACGACCCCGGTGACCCGAGGACCTCAAACGTTTGTTGGACCGCAAAGCAACAATCCGGAAACGGTGCTGGATGCGTACCGGAGGATGGATGAAGAGATTTGTGCACTGGAAAGTACCACACCGGGTCCGAGGTTGGCCACGGCCGAGGCTTGGGTAGATCTGCTGGACAATGCGAAAGCGCGGGATGGGAAAT encodes:
- the LOC131286458 gene encoding uncharacterized protein LOC131286458, giving the protein MNTLTQDLSAEDYSSSNFQQASSGSVATSSTQTIRHPSTRRQQLNTVPSRKVQQARTAGGQLTVRVPQRRGPVHGDDTADCSSDASLGITGPPVSESETSSKVEDDNVAAGIEDESASDNSQLSGGSALNEKTRRYNRISMIIVYGREALCILALILTTYATIQNSPPKISKAPPAVPFFPKGSLVHDWPTGALGTTQTRVSVSELSFVLYYAPWCAESQYARQAYEQVAQLFYREAHFAAINCWQPGGECRQRYSKVQAWPVLMAYQSNGLAVQYHQAWTATAFSRFVQSLMLPLHRFSNPSDLLDHMTGKDAVIVAFLEMANESKLYQRYYQASLKWLEKDPFQELSFGVVTGQSSKMFGIETVPSIRLYLWNETIEYVGNSSWTPQELIAWINKHLHVASMWLAPPGATKSTTIAPYLQQGPVLMLFSPRPLYDDSSDAYMMLRQLSMQYYNCPGDAWILEMAREYIAEQRTLNAERFVQRREQCARILGRHPSQEDEEDDADESGVRKYRRNRCKDGFKSTVSVSFVNVLNSSKFVDGKPVGKAVADEYCDIAPALGCGAHECGALGPERRLSLRWNSGEDGCPSRGGKPVNSQSRTVTSKWDSEHDYRGPKLLAKQNLRRQCELLRLAETDGANVYYSEPVPSKNQSAEFYTAIMGLSCSQNKSLTFLSMDSNLYHAFGERLGVNVLNEPNRTVAFIIDHQDESTYVLRDRINLNTLAKFVHDYHNRTLVRFQRSGNIHYQHTHPFDGANAKKQSKQNLEKHYEQLERVAKSKARSKPSKKAEQQANSSPLPPSETNEQLQANLDAMGKTSSTIPTHNREHHSVREIYSSNFRRVVLDSNRTVVVSFYSTQCAFCNILSHHLLTVSRLLRQQPALEFVRIDGDRNELGWEYTMDVFPSLIIFPNGRKSESRIFPHTLKVNVPNVVGFVLSNLTPSERLHANFLLCGAVNKASRTDCLQMLKRELTESIRLSLREWRHRASSACERDRIVRRLQLLKQSYLGTLRCLSHSCDLSQLVVNERKLIQQLWTGSSSCVAA